TAGTGTAGACTTTCCTACTCCGTTACAGCCAACGATGGCAATCTTTTCTCCTCGCTCGATCGTCATTGTTAACTTAGGCAATAGAGGATTGGCATAGCCTATTTCAAGGTCTTTTCCTTCAAAGACAAAACGACTGCTTCCACGTGATTCTTTAAATTCGAATGTTGGTTTCATTGCCATTTCAGGGCGGTCAATCCTCTCCATCCGATCTAATTGCTTTTGGCGACTTTTTGCTCGTCCAGTAGTTGAATATCGTGCTTTATTTTTTGCAATAAAATCTTCTTGTTTTTTAATATGCTCTTGTTGCTTTTCATATGCTTGAAGGTGTTGATTTTTATTGATGTCCGCCATTTCTAGGAATTTTTCGTAGTTTGCGGTATACCTTGTTAACTTTGAAAATTCGAGATGAAATATGACATTTACAACCCTATTCATAAATTCTGTGTCATGTGAAATTAACATAAAGGCGTGAGGGTATTCTTTTAAATAATGGCTAAGCCAGTTTATATGCTCAACATCTAAAAAGTTAGTCGGCTCATCTAGTAATAGTACTTTCGGTTGCTCTAATAACAGTTTAGCAAGTAATACTTTTGTGCGTTGCCCCCCACTTAGTGTGGCAACATCTCGTTCTAAACCAATGGCATCTAGGCCAAGTCCACGAGCTGCCTCATCAACTTTCAGATCAAGTGAATAAAACCCTCCAGCATCAAGCTGATCTTGAATATCGCCCATTTTTTCTAGCAAGACTTCTAATTCCTCTGGAGAGGCTGTAGCCATTTGTGCTGTTATTTCATTTAACTGTTTTTCTTGTTCAAAAAGCGGTAAGAAAGCATCATTTAACACGTCTTTTATCGTTTTTCCAGGAGTTAACACTGTATGTTGATCAAGGTAGCCATATTCAACATTCGGTGTCCATTCCACTCTACCAGTATCATGGATTAATTGTCCGGTAATTATATTCATTAACGTCGATTTACCTACACCGTTTGCTCCGACTAGCCCAACATGTTCTCCAGCTAATAGTCGTAGAGACACATCCTTAAAAAGTGTTCGATCTCCAAAACTATGACTTAAGTCGTCAATTGTTAATAAACTCATTGATATATTCCTCCATTAAATATCTTAAAGAAGCATCTCGACTCATAATACTAAATAGGAGTCGAGATTGCTATTGTTTTCAATTTTGAATAAACAGCCTAATTATATAGGTTTTTTCTGTAGTTTCTTCTGTCAATCATAACATATAGAATGAAGAAGCAGTATCGTGGATATATTCCAATTTTATCTCGATAATACAAGGCCAAAGCGTAGTAAATTAATTTATCAGAATAACAGTAAAAAAGACAGGTTTTGTGTTGTGTGATGAAGACTGGCTTTGCATTTATTGTTGCTTTTAATCATAGGCAGTTTTCGGATAGAATTGTTTTTCGTACAAAAAATAAACATGTAAACTAGTTTTGGGGGCATCTTTTTAACTTTTACAATTATTGAGTTCTCATAAACTCATCATACTGTCCATTTTTAGTACAAGTAGCAAAAAAGTTTACGAAAAGAGCCTTCAAAAAAGTTAAGGTACTAGATCCCGTCAGAATAAAGAAGGCTTTTCAATACACTGAGTAAATGTATAAAAATATATTTTATCAAAAATTAAAAGCATGGTCTGTCATTCATATTACAGAATGTAAGTAGTTGATTCTTTATAATAAACGCTAAGCTGAGTAAAAGATATTAAAATCACAAGCAAATATAATGATGTGCTTGTGTAGATACTAAGGTATTCGGTCAAGAGATACTAATAGATTAGGTAAACTACATAAATTAATTACTTCAATAAAACTTAAAAGGGAGACTGAATTATTAATATGAACATCAAGTCAAAGCTTAAGGGCAATCTATCTCTAATCGTAGTCATAGCACTATGCGTTGTAATGGGTTTAATATTTCTCTTGCTTGCAAACATGATAAAGGGAACAGAGTTATTATTAATAGATAAGGTAATTAGTGATATTTTTATTGTTGAACACCAATCACTTATTTTTAAAATGTTTGAATTTATCGCCTGGTTTGGTTCTACAACAGGTATCGTTACACTCGTTGTTGTTATGATAATATTCTTAAGACTCAAGTATCGTGATTTTAAGGGAATTATCCTTCTTGTAATAATGGTTTTGTTCTCAAATGTGCTTAATAAAATGTTAAAAGAATTTTTTCAAAGGGAGAGGCCTGACATTCATCCAGCCATACAAGAGGGTGGTTTTAGTTTTCCTAGCGGTGGAGCATTGATAGGATTAGTAGCTTATGGTTTAGCTACATATTTAATTGTACATAAACGTACAGTACTAAAAGAAAAAATCATCATAGGCTTTTGTGGAGGGGTACTAATAATGTTAATCGGTATTAGTCGGATTGCATTGGGAGCACACTTTCCAACAGATGTCATAGCAGGCCA
This region of Cytobacillus sp. IB215665 genomic DNA includes:
- a CDS encoding ABC-F family ATP-binding cassette domain-containing protein, which translates into the protein MSLLTIDDLSHSFGDRTLFKDVSLRLLAGEHVGLVGANGVGKSTLMNIITGQLIHDTGRVEWTPNVEYGYLDQHTVLTPGKTIKDVLNDAFLPLFEQEKQLNEITAQMATASPEELEVLLEKMGDIQDQLDAGGFYSLDLKVDEAARGLGLDAIGLERDVATLSGGQRTKVLLAKLLLEQPKVLLLDEPTNFLDVEHINWLSHYLKEYPHAFMLISHDTEFMNRVVNVIFHLEFSKLTRYTANYEKFLEMADINKNQHLQAYEKQQEHIKKQEDFIAKNKARYSTTGRAKSRQKQLDRMERIDRPEMAMKPTFEFKESRGSSRFVFEGKDLEIGYANPLLPKLTMTIERGEKIAIVGCNGVGKSTLLKTILGTINPLSGSAIRGDFLYPSYFEQEVKVESITPIDDVWNEFPQLDQHQVRAVLARCGLKNEHISRPLNQLSGGEQAKVRLCKLLMNESNWLLFDEPTNHLDVVAKEELKRALKAYKGTVLLVCHEPDFYEDWVTKVWNVEEWANQTIEQA
- a CDS encoding phosphatase PAP2 family protein, yielding MNIKSKLKGNLSLIVVIALCVVMGLIFLLLANMIKGTELLLIDKVISDIFIVEHQSLIFKMFEFIAWFGSTTGIVTLVVVMIIFLRLKYRDFKGIILLVIMVLFSNVLNKMLKEFFQRERPDIHPAIQEGGFSFPSGGALIGLVAYGLATYLIVHKRTVLKEKIIIGFCGGVLIMLIGISRIALGAHFPTDVIAGHMLGLILLILAIYLHNYIPNTFLKK